From the genome of Nicotiana sylvestris chromosome 1, ASM39365v2, whole genome shotgun sequence:
TTGAACAAAGGAGGGAAAATGCCTTAATAAGGATGGCAGCGCAACAACAAGTTATTGAGTGGTATTACAATTGGAAAGCTCGTctcagatacttcaagattggggactacgtactcaagaaagttttccAATCCACGAGGGCAGCCAATGCAGGAAAGTTAAGTCCAAATTGGGAGGGGCCTTACAAGATTTATGGTATCGCAGGAAAAGGTGCATATGAGCTTGAAACATTGGATGGCAAGATTCAACCTTCAAGTTGGAATGTTGTTCATATGAAGAAGTACTATTTTTAAGGGAAGGAAATACCAACGGTTAGGTATCCCCAATTacgatttttatttttgaattgttaaaatcttactaacaattttagatgataggcaaaaaacTAGCCCAcactaaatgatgaatttagaccTGAAAGACACGCGGAAGGAACATAATTCTCCgtctagggttacaattattctgatggAAATGTAATGgattaagcagtcttcatctaaaattatacctccgagtcccgtatgtttttccttttcaggaaaaggaccgcaTGGAAGAAATAAGCAAGTGCTAGAGATTTTAtccttcaaagctcaaacacttgggggactatatcaagttaagagcaaagtcacgagccaaaAAATACAAGCCTGATCCAAAAACCTGTGATGAATACACTCGTGGATACAAATTTCAAACTCCTACGAATGGTTAGGTTAAAGGCAGTATTTAGCCATAGGTCATAAAGAAACCcttggattttttttttacaaatctgTTGTAAAGAAAACAGTTATGGAAGAGTTATAGaagatatttaaatacatgtaagatGTTATTTAAGCTTGACAAAGTTCGAATGAAAACTTTTATCAAAGTTATtccaagaaacatgtgtgttcctatttctcctttcgtatgtttacaccattatgaagttgagacgtcttcttcattaagtgtcgtatATAAAAGAGCCCTCTTTTATAATTCATGCTTGATTCAAAAAATCACGAAATTAGCAAAGCATTTTTAAATGCAAAAGTTAAAGGGTAAAATAAAAACCCACATATTAACATTAAAATGGAAAGTAAAGCCCCGACCTTATAAAGAAAAAGGCATGGATAAATCATTAAAAGAGTAAAACAGAAATTCAAGACAAAGATATTATAAGTTGAAACAAAAAACTTTATAATATTTAGTTGAAACTTAGTATGAACTTAGTCCTAACTTAATTGTCATTATAAATCCCCGAAAAGACCCGGGGATATGTTATTACCAAAAATATTACCCCTAAATGGGACCAGGGGTAAAACCACCAAATGTTCCaccatcaaaacaaaaaaaaagaagttaaatttCACAAACAAACTTTCACTGTGGAGCAATTTCTTAAGAAGAATTCAATATGGCATCATCAGCAGCAGAAGGCTCGATTTGATCAGAAGGAGCTGGGACATCCACCGCACCAGGATTACCTTCAACATTTTCGGGAGTATCAGCTATGGGTGAAGAAAAACTTTGGCTTTGCTGAGTTTTTTCTATTGTCTCCTTAATCTTTGCTAACTTAGCATCCAAGTTAAAACCTTCCTGGCTTACCTCCAAAAGAGTATCATGACGCATGTTCAAAATGACCCAACTTACTACAACAACAGCCTTGTCCTCAAGAGCCTCGTAGCTCTTTCCCAATGATCAATTTCAATTTTAAGCTCCTCCTTCTCAGCTAAAGCAGCATCGTAAGAAGACTGCAAAGGGGCAAGTGAACTCTCCAAGAACTTGACCTTATCAGAAGATACTCGGAGATCTTCTTGGGTCTGGGTGAGTGTTTGAACAAGCTCACCAACATAAACCTTTTTCTCATTCAACAAGGCCTTCAGACCTCTGATCCCTTCAGTAGCTTTGGAGAGTTGTTCGGCAAAATACGGCTTGAGAAGGTTTTTATCCTTGCCCGCCTGGTTGGAAGAAGCTTTCTCAAATGCTAGCTTTAATGCCATGACTCTTAGTTGCTGCTCTAAGGTACATTTGTTTTCTTCTAACACTTCCATCTCAAGTTGGAGGCTTTCATACAGCTCTTTCCAATTATTTGCCTCAATCTGGTAATCATGTATCAATTGTTTTGTACGGGAAACTCTTTTCATCATCTCTGTACCGATGAGATTGATCTACATAAAAAAAGGGATAAGAATCCTAGtagaagaaaaatgaaataaaatatgaAAAGAAATTTGTaccttcaatgatgattgcacgatgtcattcatccaagtcaaagaACTGTGAGTTTCAAGCTTGGACTTTTCAACTGGACCAATCAAGGGTTTTAACCATACGTCAGCCTGGCCTGACTTCTTTAGAAGATTAACATCGACAGGAACTTCAATGGTAATTTTCTTCATTACCCTGCTTCCACTTGAAGAACCAATTTCAGTGCGAGAAACATTGGTAGCAGGGACAGTAGATGAAGTCATAATGGCTTGAGGCAGAGCAGAAATAACATCAGTAAGAACAAGCAAGTGGCGTTCCATGGGACAGATACGGGAAAGGAGTCAAGAGGTACTTCCTTGGACACCAAGTCAAAGCCTTCATTATCAAACCCATGCGAGAAGAGTTGATCAGCAGAGTCACGAGTTGCCATGGGAGTCTCTTCATCAGAACTCACTAAAGTGGCTTCAACAGGCTCGGTCATGGGAACAGAACGGGGAGGAGGAGTAACTTCGTCATCCGAAATGGCGCGTCTTCTAGCCCGCGGCTTTCTAACCAAAGAACTTCCATCCCGCTCCTCTTCGTCTTAAGAATCCTGGAGTCTGTCAGctttccttttcgatgaagaactcaAGATTGTCTCTTGAGCTCTTGCCAATGAAAGTCTAGAAGCTGCAATTGACTTAGCGTTCACACTACGAATAGGAAACCCTGATAAAAAGAATGAATGAATAAAAATAGAAGGAGAAGAATAAAAAATTTACCGTGAGTCTTAACCTTCCAACCAAACCTATTTGAGAGGTACTTCCAATATCTAACTTCCATCGGAGAAATGGTCAACAAtttctctacccaaccacgaaaattgGGAATCTCTTCAACAGTTCTCATGGTTGCTGAAAGAAGAAAAGTGAAACAGTCACGGGAAGTAAAAACtctttaaaaaaaagagaagagagaaagtTGTAAAgaaaacttatgtgcaaaattccACTCTTCAGGGAATGGCATATTTTCTTCACCTATTAACCCTACCATAGGAGCAGCAACAAATCGGGCGTACCAGCAATAACATTTATCATTCTCAGGGATGACTAAAACACTCTTACTCCTTGCCACTAAAGTAAAGATCCCATGACGGAACAACTTAGGGGAGTAGATGTGGATTATATGGAAAAAGGTGAAAGGTAATTGAGCCAAATTAGCCAAGtatcttaaacatgcaacaaccctccatacaATAGGGCCAATTTGTGCTAAACACACATTGAAAAAACGACAGAATTCAATAATAACTGGATCAATAGGGGGTCTAAAGTCCAATGTAAAGGGGTACGTATACACAAAAGAAAAGCCAGCTTTGAAGGAAGTGATCATTTGATTTGCATTAGGGATCAAAATTGGGAAATCAAACCTCCAATGACAATCTCTATGGATAACAAAGATCAAACCTTCAGTAATCTGTGAAGGGTAAACATCGGCACGATCATGAGAGGACATAGAAGAAATCTGGTTTCTAATTGATTCTCTATCAGTATAAAAAGAAAGTTCAGAAGGGATAATTTCGTCTACTGTAGGTTCGTGGACTAGTTCATTGGAATCCTTACTTCTGGCAGAAGACCTATATGGAAGAGAAGCTCTAATTCTAGAAGATGAAGAAGGAGTGGAACTAggtagagaagaagaagaaccttGAATGGAAACTGACCCTAAACTACGAAGCCTACCCCATCTCCTGCTACTAATAGGAGCAAGTGGAAGTTCATCTACGATAAGAACTTTTTGAggattagggtttgaagaagacatagctATACGAAGAGGAAAAGAAGATTAAATAGTCAAAGATGGAAATTTTTTCTATGAAAGAAGAGACAAAAGATATATTTATACTCAGAAGCAACCGTCAAATAAAAAGGTAATGATGGGAACGTCATAATGAAAACTGTCACTTCGTGATTGATGTAGCCGTAAAAAAGCCTTAAAAGGCGCTGAAGGGTTGCAGAACCAATCAAAAGCCGCCACGTGTCAcatgcattaaatggaagtgacatgcGAAGCGTCAGTTCTGGAGAAGGTATAATAATATGTAGAATGGCGGCAAAAATTCTCGCTTTaatgagatccacttcccaaatattcaattgctgaataaatggcaagtggggggactatctgtattgagGAAAATCGAGTtaacatttggaattaattatgtgccgacgtgtcaagacacgtggatcaataaaagagtaacaactaGCAAAGAGTATTCAAAGAGATGCGAGCCTTAATAGGTAGGGCAAAGGTtcaagaaaacaagaaggaaTGGTTACTCGGATctcttgataatttgaagagATATCGAAGGAATGAACTTAGTTAGAAAAAAGTACAGATACGCATTATCTGTAATTAATGAGCATCAATGATGGGAAACGTTATAGAATCTTCACGAAAcagttacgattgccaattataacgttacattaatgCCATTAATTGCTCATAATGGCTCTATTATGATAGGAAAGACATGTAGTACTTAGAAGTAGTTATAAAAGGAGAGAAATAACATTTGTATGGGAGGACACAGATTATTATTAGAATATACTGATTTATATTGCTTTATTTTGCTTACTCAGCTACTTCTCAATTCAATTCTTCTTTTTCATTACATAATTATTTctttatttgattatcagtaacccgagtccgagttcttctaaaattaagctttgaccgaaatttctattttctggttAAACACATATATCATCATGTCCACTAATAACAAAAAATGTTATGATATAAAAAATGATAATAGCGacgaaaacaaaataatttaagTTACATTTTCTCCGCTAATAATAGATCAAGGTTTTAACGAAAGTAAACTCATTTCTGCTAATTATCCAAAATCTAGAATATAAGTAAGGAAACCActtatattttaataaaatataagaaaataacttatttttcaaTAAAATATTTTTCGTCATACCAAATACATCCTAAGTATCTGAATATTTTGAAGCGCTAGAAATAAATTGCTCAATAGACTGTTAGTCCtatgttttattaaaaaatgTACTTGAAGTGAGTATTTATTAGTATATATATACCAACCTTAAAAGATTAAGGGCAGAAAAAAAAACCAGTGTCCAAGGTTGAAGTTTTCCAAGTTTAGTGCCAGACAATCCGCTCAAATATGCACAATTGCAAGATAATACCTCCTCCAGCTTTTCTATAGTTAATCGCGTGAATTTGTTGTTTACGTAACTCGTCTATCACCTATCGTCACCTTATTTAATTTGTGGTTTGGTTGATTGATTACTCTAGCAGCTCATGcaattaatatttaaaaattaaaacccCTAATGATTGTTTGCTTACGTCTGATTCTTTTATAATAGTCTTTATAAAGAAACATTATTATAAAAAGAGGGTTGTGAAGTGCAGCTGAAATATGTTGGGATTAAAAGAATACTAATATACAAAAGCTTTATTTGGCTGGTGGCTACGACACTTGTCTTAGGGACGATCTTTGTTCATGGAGTTGGGATCTCGTACGTCATAGATTACTGACG
Proteins encoded in this window:
- the LOC138869581 gene encoding uncharacterized protein; the encoded protein is MERHLLVLTDVISALPQAIMTSSTVPATNVSRTEIGSSSGSRVMKKITIEVPVDVNLLKKSGQADVWLKPLIGPVEKSKLETHSSLTWMNDIVQSSLKINLIGTEMMKRVSRTKQLIHDYQIEANNWKELYESLQLEMEVLEENKCTLEQQLRVMALKLAFEKASSNQAGKDKNLLKPYFAEQLSKATEGIRGLKALLNEKKVYVGELVQTLTQTQEDLRVSSDKVKFLESSLAPLQSSYDAALAEKEELKIEIDHWERATRLLRTRLLL